A DNA window from Limanda limanda chromosome 6, fLimLim1.1, whole genome shotgun sequence contains the following coding sequences:
- the dnajc30b gene encoding dnaJ (Hsp40) homolog, subfamily C, member 30b, whose product MAEVGLRLGGGVYRLSALRTSHSRPVIPGRGPGSLPVICPVSESRMEGESDRDPGEDQPVSESRAAGHSSERVHRGRRSQQQQDNRRLLCPLSLELDSSQFVGFVHTRVRVQAQKPSLYHPAGPLPLLQEKLLPCRMTPWTRGAVSTRPDTFRSHQQLRALCTVIFILAEQESERPGCAQRLRRLKLQPNPCTATRSYSWRSDRSSKDAPLHRSRTAYYDILKVTPGATQSQIKTAYYKQSLIYHPDKNQGSKEASQRFTEISEAYTVLGNTSLRMKYDRGFLNQADVQSAGRPSVKDAASRSTASSQQRHQDTARKFSQARGKTMYDFDAFYQAHYGEQLQREKEMRARKERMEEQRRKNLDRWRQGKMLEISVVMLLALAGMLFVNLSRP is encoded by the coding sequence ATGGCAGAGGTCGGGCTGAGGCTGGGCGGCGGAGTTTACCGACTGTCCGCCCTGAGGACCAGCCACAGTCGACCCGTGATCCCCGGCCGAGGCCCCGGGTCTCTGCCGGTGATCTGCCCCGTCAGTGAGAGCCGGATGGAGGGGGAGTCCGACCGGGATCCAGGTGAGGATCAGCCGGTGTCggagagcagagctgcaggacaCAGCTCAGAGAGAGttcacagagggaggagaagtcAACAGCAACAGGATAACAGACGTTTGCTCTGTCCATTGTCTCTGGAGCTGGATTCATCACAATTTGTTGGGTTTGTTCATACAAGAGTGAGGGTCCAGGCTCAGAAACCAAGTCTGTACCACCCTGCAGGACCACTTccgctcctgcaggagaagctgctgccTTGTAGGATGACCCCCTGGACCAGAGGAGCTGTCTCCACCCGCCCTGACACCTTCAGGTCTCATCAGCAGCTCCGAGCTCTCTGCACTGTCATCTTCATCCTGGCGGAGCAGGAATCAGAGAGGCCAGGCTGTGCACAGAGACTGAGACGACTGAAACTACAACCTAACCCATGCACAGCAACTAGGAGCTACAGCTGGAGGAGTGACAGAAGCTCCAAGGATGCTCCTCTGCACAGAAGCAGGACGGCCTATTACGATATCCTCAAAGTGACCCCTGGTGCCACTCAGTCCCAGATCAAGACAGCCTACTACAAGCAGTCCTTAATTTACCACCCCGACAAGAACCAGGGGAGCAAGGAGGCCTCCCAGCGATTCACTGAGATCAGTGAGGCTTACACCGTGCTGGGCAACACCAGCCTGAGGATGAAGTACGACCGGGGCTTCCTGAACCAGGCAGACGTCCAAAGTGCAGGACGACCGTCGGTCAAAGATGCGGCGAGCAGATCCACTGCCTCCTCACAGCAGAGGCATCAAGACACAGCCAGGAAGTTCTCCCAGGCCAGAGGGAAGACCATGTATGATTTTGACGCCTTTTATCAGGCTCACTACGgcgagcagctgcagagagagaaggaaatgaGAGCCAGGAAGGAGCGCATGGAGGAGCAGCGGAGGAAGAATCTGGACAGGTGGAGGCAGGGGAAGATGTTGGAGATAAGTGTAGTGATGCTGCTGGCGCTGGCTGGGATGTTATTTGTGAATCTCAGCAGGCCCTGA
- the LOC133003593 gene encoding SH2B adapter protein 2 has protein sequence MNGAVVPGSPELSSSCPLPDWREFCELHARASAADFADKFQRFLSENPCYDSPGADVSFSQHFAQHFLECFSAAVTQARENQASSPGEDGSNAAPKYSIVPFLGIQGCPLSYGHDLYQRRKDAGASSESLDSMDSGGGGIDGGGSGTTAARGTQPAHKVSALGQSRSSEDVSVSHPKARFKKGFSLRNMSLCVVDGVKEMWHRRASPEPDAPSGARRAIGGGGGGGGGGGGGGEAAGGERWSQKLRLPRGSQGHKAELLEIQREGVLRYMVADDTNCMGAAQWQKCRLLLRKTKREEGGERFLLEFYVPPKSSKPKVSIPLSAIVEVRTTMPLEMPDKDNTFVLKVENGGEYILETIDSLQKNSWVADIQDCTDPGDSGDDIELASCPHGPASKDCSMVASCSCELLSEGVYRAPERSCPTAAEHYSAPSVRCREPPFTQHPSHMPLERFLQSPEAQASNSSAGGSEGGKDSDGDASLAGYPWFHGTLSRVRAAQLVLAGGARSHGLFVIRQSETRPGEYVLTFNFQGKAKHLRLSVNENGQCHVHHLWFHTVSDMLRHFHAHPIPLESGGSADITLRSYVQVQRSSTTDVTVPPIPTPPRDTGCRTDSAQPALHPPGMTAPVGPPPDTPLSSSTSSSPTTLPSLSRSDPGTGGGVGGGLQSRSTSSERLLEASTAASEDYHDADGTRRARAVENQYSFY, from the exons ATGAACGGAGCGGTGGTGCCCGGTAGCCCGGAGCTCTCCTCCTCGTGCCCACTGCCTGACTGGCGAGAGTTCTGTGAGCTCCATGCTCGAGCTTCTGCTGCAGACTTCGCTGACAAGTTCCAGCGCTTCCTGTCGGAGAACCCATGCTACGACTCGCCCGGCGCAGATGTCAGCTTCTCACAGCACTTTGCCCAACACTTTCTGGAGTGCTTCTCGGCTGCTGTGACCCAGGCCCGGGAGAACCAGGCGTCCTCGCCAGGGGAGGACGGCTCCAACGCGGCACCCAAGTACAGCATTGTTCCTTTCCTGGGAATCCAGGGCTGCCCGTTATCCTACGGTCACGACCTCTACCAGAGACGTAAGGACGCTGGGGCTTCAAGTGAATCCCTGGACAGTATGGACAGCGGCGGGGGAGGAATAGATGGGGGAGGCAGTGGCACCACTGCCGCTCGAGGCACCCAGCCGGCCCACAAGGtgtctgctctgggacagtCCCGCAGCTCAGAGGACGTTTCAGTCAGTCACCCAAAGGCTCGCTTCAAGAAGGGCTTCTCCCTGAGGAACATGAGCCTGTGTGTGGTGGATGGGGTGAAGGAGATGTGGCACCGACGGGCCTCCCCGGAACCCGACGCTCCCTCTGGAGCCAGGAGAGCTATcgggggaggtggagggggaggaggaggaggaggaggaggtggggaggcTGCGGGGGGAGAGAGGTGGTCCCAGAAGCTGCGGCTTCCCAGGGGTTCCCAGGGCCACAAGGCCGAGCTGCTGGAAATCCAGAGGGAGGGGGTGCTGAGGTACATGGTGGCCGATGACACAAACTGTATGGGCGCCGCACAGTGGCAGAAGTGTCGCCTCCTGCTGAGGAAGAcgaagagggaggaaggaggggagcgGTTCCTGCTGGAGTTCTACGTACCACCCaag TCCTCAAAGCCTAAAGTGAGCATCCCTCTGTCAGCCATCGTGGAGGTGAGGACCACCATGCCGCTGGAGATGCCTGACAAGGACAACACCTTTGTTCTTAAg GTGGAAAATGGGGGAGAGTACATCCTGGAAACCATTGACTCGCTGCAGAAAAACTCCTGGGTTGCTGACATTCAGGACTGCACGGACCCGGG GGACAGCGGCGATGACATCGAGCTGGCGTCGTGTCCTCATGGTCCGGCCTCCAAAGACTGCTCCATGGTGgcctcctgcagctgtgagCTGCTGTCTGAGG GGGTGTATCGTGCTCCAGAGAGGTCGTGCCCTACAGCAGCAGAGCATTACAGCGCCCCCTCAGTCCGCTGCAGGGAACCCCCCTTCACCCAGCACCCATCTCACATGCCTTTAGAGCGCTTCCTCCAGTCTCCTGAGGCTCAGGCCTCCAACTCCTCTGCAG GTGGCAGTGAAGGTGGAAAAGACTCGGATGGCGATGCCAGCCTGGCAGGTTACCCATGGTTCCACGGTACGTTGTCTCGCGTGCGTGCAGCCCAGCTGGTGCTTGCAGGCGGGGCCAGGAGCCACGGGCTCTTTGTGATTCGTCAGAGCGAGACACGGCCGGGCGAATACGTCCTCACCTTCAACTTCCAGGGCAAAGCCAAG CATTTGCGCTTGTCGGTGAATGAGAACGGGCAGTGCCACGTCCACCACCTGTGGTTCCACACCGTGTCGGACATGTTGAGACACTTCCACGCCCACCCAATCCCCCTCGAGTCTGGGGGCTCAGCTGACATCACTTTACGCTCCTATGTGCAAGTGCAGCGAAGCTCCACCACAG ATGTGACTGTGCCTCCAATCCCAACCCCACCCAGGGATACAGGCTGTCGGACAGATTCGGCCCAGCCAGCCCTCCACCCTCCCGGGATGACAGCGCCTGTGGGTCCTCCCCCTGACACCCCGCTCTCATCGAGCACCTCCTCATCGCCCACcacccttccctccctctcccgcAGCGACCCAGGTactggaggaggagtgggaggagggtTACAGAGCCGGAGCACCAGCTCTGAGCGTCTGCTGGAGGCCTCTACTGCAGCATCCGAGGACTACCATGACGCTGATGGGACCCGCAGGGCCCGAGCTGTGGAGAACCAGTATTCTTTCTACTAA
- the bud23 gene encoding probable 18S rRNA (guanine-N(7))-methyltransferase has product MASSCRRPEHSAPPDVYYNEAEAKKYSQNSRMIEIQTQMSERAVELLSLPEGEPCFLLDVGCGSGLSGDYLSEEGHLWVGVDISTAMLDVALDREVEGDLLVGDMGQGMPFRPGTFDGCISISALQWLCNADKKSHSPPKRLYTFFSTLYSSLSRGSRAVFQLYPENSEQLELITTQAMRAGFSGGMVVDYPNSSKAKKFFLCLFAGVSGALPKGLGIEASDKAGSNQVGYSGQRNRFKNMKGKSGKKGRDWILEKKERRRRQGREVRADTKYTGRQRRPNF; this is encoded by the exons ATGGCGTCCAGCTGTCGACGGCCGGAACACTCCGCTCCTCCGGATGTG TACTACAATGAAGCCGAGGCAAAGAAGTACTCTCAGAA CTCTCGAATGATAGAGATCCAGACCCAGATGTcagagagagcggtggagctGTTGAGCCTGCCAGAGGGAGAGCCGTGCTTCCTGCTCGATGTGGG GTGTGGCTCTGGTCTCAGTGGAGACTACCTCTCAGAGGAGGGACACCTCTGGGTTGGAGTGGACATCAGCACAGCAATGCTGG ATGTTGCACTGGACAGAGAAGTTGAAGGAGATCTTTTAGTAGGGGACATGGGCCAGGGGATGCCTTTCCGACCTGGCACCTTTGACGGTTGCATCAG TATTTCAGCGCTGCAGTGGCTCTGTAATGCCGACAAGAAGTCACACAGTCCTCCAAAGAGACTCTATACCTTCTTCAGTACTCTCTACTCTTCTCTG TCAAGAGGCTCACGTGCAGTTTTTCAGCTTTATCCCGAGAACTCAGAGCAG CTGGAGCTGATCACGACGCAGGCCATGAGGGCAGGTTTCAGTGGAGGAATGGTGGTGGACTATCCCAACAGCAGCAAGGCTAAAAA GTTCTTCTTGTGTCTTTTTGCTGGAGTATCAGGAGCCCTTCCCAAA GGATTGGGAATAGAAGCATCAGACAAAGCTGGTTCAAACCAGGTCGGGTACTCAGGACAAAG gaacCGGTTCAAAAACATGAAGGGCAAATCAGGGAAGAAAGGGCGAGATTGGATCttggagaagaaggagaggaggaggaggcagggaag GGAAGTTCGAGCCGACACTAAATACACTGGACGTCAGAGAAGACCTAATTTCTAG